In Macadamia integrifolia cultivar HAES 741 chromosome 5, SCU_Mint_v3, whole genome shotgun sequence, a single window of DNA contains:
- the LOC122079779 gene encoding AAA-ATPase ASD, mitochondrial-like: MRREMMMMGETWAGLGSIVAGIMFASAMFQQYFPRHLRDLIQAYAFHFLNFLNPYIQISFHENTGGRFSRNEAYTAIEAYLGTHSSSQAKRLKADITTNSANLVLNLDNHEEVTDLFKGVKFWWKSQVHTTNRPQPYYGGSDYSEEKRSFKLSFHKRHRDLVRDSYLKHVLEEGKNVVVRNRQRRLYTNNSGGWRGSWTHVAFQHRATFKNLAMDLQKKKEIEEDLFTFSNSKDYYAKIGKAWKRGYLLYGPPGTGKTTMIAAMANLLNYDIYDLELTAVKSNTDLRRLLIETSGKSIIVLEDIDCSLDLTGKRKKEKEKEKKDENDPNRVLPKGKEEGNDVRGSDVTLSGLLNFIDGLWSACGEERIIVFTTNHVDKLDPALIRSGRMDKHIELSYCSFEGFKVLAENYLDIDSHELFDRIRGLLEETQMSPADVAENLMPKTIKGDTKTSLENLLSALEMAKEKAKSPSTKDAEEGKVITEKEGKEEEESVSDDKKVKKMNKDKKSLFSWCRRASSKKRGKVANQSVPEKER, encoded by the coding sequence atgaggagagagatgatgatgatgggggAGACATGGGCCGGACTGGGATCAATAGTTGCCGGAATCATGTTCGCGTCGGCGATGTTCCAGCAATACTTCCCTCGACATCTCCGGGATCTCATACAAGCTTACGCCTTCCACTTCCTAAATTTCTTGAATCCATATATTCAGATCAGCTTCCATGAGAACACCGGAGGTCGTTTCAGCAGAAACGAAGCTTACACCGCCATCGAAGCCTACCTCGGAACCCATTCCTCCTCACAAGCGAAGCGACTCAAAGCCGATATCACCACCAACTCTGCAAATCTAGTCCTTAACCTTGACAACCACGAGGAGGTCACCGACCTCTTCAAGGGTGTCAAGTTCTGGTGGAAGTCACAAGTCCACACCACCAACCGTCCCCAACCTTACTACGGTGGCAGTGACTACTCCGAGGAGAAGCGTTCTTTCAAGCTCTCCTTCCACAAGCGCCACCGCGACCTTGTCAGAGATTCCTACCTCAAACATGTTCTCGAGGAAGGGAAGAACGTGGTGGTGCGGAACCGTCAGCGGCGGCTCTACACCAACAATTCCGGCGGATGGAGAGGTTCCTGGACTCACGTGGCTTTCCAGCACCGAGCCACCTTCAAGAATCTGGCTATGGACctacagaagaagaaggagatcgAGGAGGACCTTTTCACCTTCAGTAACAGCAAGGATTACTACGCCAAGATCGGGAAAGCTTGGAAAAGGGGTTATTTACTGTACGGCCCTCCAGGTACCGGAAAGACCACCATGATCGCCGCCATGGCTAATCTATTGAATTACGACATCTATGACCTCGAACTCACCGCCGTGAAGAGCAATACGGATCTGCGGAGGCTCTTGATTGAGACTTCCGGCAAGTCCATCATCGTTCTCGAGGACATCGATTGTTCGCTTGACCTGAccggaaagagaaaaaaagaaaaggaaaaggagaagaaagatgaaaacgACCCAAATCGGGTCCTCccaaagggaaaggaagagggTAATGATGTTCGTGGCAGCGATGTAACTCTCTCAGGGCTTCTCAATTTCATTGATGGGTTATGGTCAGCGTGTGGTGAGGAACGCATCATCGTTTTCACCACAAACCATGTGGATAAACTGGACCCAGCTCTGATACGGAGTGGTCGTATGGATAAGCACATTGAGCTTTCCTACTGTTCCTTTGAAGGGTTTAAGGTCCTTGCAGAGAATTACTTGGATATTGATTCTCACGAATTATTCGATAGGATTCGTGGGTTGTTGGAAGAAACCCAGATGAGTCCTGCTGATGTTGCAGAGAATTTGATGCCTAAAACCATAAAGGGAGATACAAAGACTTCTCTGGAGAACCTACTTAGCGCTCTTGAGATGGCTAAGGAAAAGGCAAAATCGCCATCCACCAAGGATGCTGAAGAAGGGAAGGTGATAACCgagaaagaagggaaggaggaggaggagtcaGTTTCAGACGATAAGAAGGTGAAAAAGATGAACAAAGACAAGAAGTCCCTGTTTTCCTGGTGCCGCCGGGCTTCTTCCAAAAAGAGAGGCAAAGTGGCTAACCAATCAGTGCCTGAAAAGGAAAGGTAG